TCAGCCCGAGCCCGATGATCACCGGAGGTCGTATCCGGACGGCTTCGCGCATCTCCAACGGGCCGCCCGCGACGTACCGCAGGACGAAGGCCTGACCCGCGACGAGCCCGCCGGAGAAGCCGCCGCCCGCCCGATTGTGCCCGGCGAAAAGCAGATAGAGGGAGAGCACCAGAACCGTCGGGAAGAGGAGTCGTACGGCGACCTCCAGAAGCACCGAGCGCTCCCGACCGTCCCGTGCGTCGCCCGCGAGGAGCCAGTGCTCCCGAGGCGTGTCCCAGTCCTCCCAGGACAGCCGCCGCACCGTGGAACCGGTCATCGTCGTCCCTCCTCGTCGTTCGTCGGATCGGACCCGCCCGAGTCCGCCGCGCCGCCCGACGTCGCCAGGCCGCCCGACGTCGCCAGGCCGGTCCGGCCGCCCTCGACCCCGGCGGGCTTCGTCGCGCCGACGTCGAAGCCCTCGTGTTCGCCTGCCGCGCCGCCGCTGCTGCCCGGGCCGCCGGGCGTCGCCAACAGCGTCTGATCGTCCGTCTCGGGCAGCGAAGGCGTCCGCGTCCGTCGCACGGCGAGGATCAGGCTGGCCACGCCGGTGGCCGCCACCGCGAGCACGACGATCTCGCCGACGGTGTCGAAGGCTCGGAAGTCCACCAGGATCGCGTTGACCACGTTGGTGGCGTGCGCGCCCTCCGGGGCGTTGGCGATGAACTCCTCGCTGGAGGTGGGCGGCGCCTGCCGCGCGCCGGAGAAGATCACCGTGGAGACCGCCACGAAGCTGCCCGCGGCCACCGCGATCACCACCTTCGGCCACCGCAGCCGCTTCGCGGATTCGATCTGGGTGAACTTCGCGGGCAGCTTGCGCAGCACGAACACGAAGGCCACCAGGGTGAGCGTCTCGACGAGGAACTGGGCCAACGCCAGGTCCGGGCCGCCGTCGATGATGAAGAGCGCGCCGATCGCGTAGCCGATCGCGCCGGTGAGCAGCACCGCCGTCATACGGTGTCGCACCATCGTCAGCGCGATCGCCGCGATGCACACCAGCACTGCCACCGGCACCTGCACGGCGGAGTGCCAGAGCTGCTGCTCGCCGAGGAACGTGGTGCCGGTGAGCACCGCCGTTCCGGGGATGAACAGCATCGTCAACAGGATGATGCCCAGGTAGGTGGGCAGCGAGCCCACCTGGAGCCTGCCGGTCACGCCGTAGGAGAGCACCTCCAGCGACAGGACCGACCGGTCGTACAGGGTCTGCGCCTGAAGGAAGTGCGGGACCGGGGGACCGCTCTCGGCGCCGGACCGCTCGCGGAGCCGGTAGAGCAGCATGCCCAGCACCACGACCACCACCGACAGCAGCAGCGGCAGGTTGAATCCATGCCACAGCGCCAGGTAGTAGCTCTCGCCTCCGGAGCGGAACGCGTCGGCGTAGGGCTTCACCAGCCCGTAGACCGGGGGCGACCACAGCCCCAGTACCAGGCCGGCGAGCGCCGGGATCGCGGCGGGAAGCACGAGTCCCAGGGACGGGGAGGGAGCGGCGATCCGCTCGACGCCGGGCTTGTCGCCGAAGGCGCCCCAGACGAGCCGGATGCTGTAGGCGACGGTCAGCACCGAGCCGACGACCAGTCCCGCCAGCACCAGCAGATCGACGGTGCCCCCGCTCTCCAGGAGCGCCTGGAAGGCCGCCTCCTTGCCGAGGAAGCCGAGCATCGGCGGCAGCCCGGCCATCGAGCCCGCCGCGATCACGGCCAGGGCCGTCAGGACGGGGAAGCGTCTGCCCAGTCCGGACAGCTTTCGGATGTCTCGGGTGCCCGTCTGGTGGTCGACGATCCCGACGATCAGAAACAACGCCGCCTTGAAGAGCCCGTGCGCCAGCAGCATCGTCGCGCCCGCGATGGCGCCGATGTAGGTGCCGGTCCCGGTCAACACCATCAGGAAGCCGAGCTGGCTCACCGTTCCGTAGGCCAGCATCGTCTTCAGATCGTTTTGGAACAGGGCGCGGACGCCGCCGATCAGCATCGTCCAGATGCCGATCACCGCCACCGGCAGCCACCACGCGGTCAGATCCGCGAAGGCGGGCGCCAGCCGGGCGACGAGGTAGACGCCCGCCTTGACCATGGACGCCGCGTGCAGGTAGGCGCTGACCGGGGTGGGCGCGACCATGGCGCCCGGCAGCCAGGGATGGAACGGGGCCTGCGCCGACTTGGTGAACGCGCCGACCAGGATGAGGGCCACCGCGATGCCGACGCTGCCGCCCGCGGGCGGGTCGGCGACGATCTCGGAGATCCGGAAGGTGCCCGCCGCGTGGCCGAGCATGATGATGCCCATCAGCATCGTCAGCCCGCCGAACACGGTCACCAGCAGGGCCTGCACCGACGAGCGGCGCAGCTTCTTGCCGACTCCGTCCTGCCCGACCAGTAGGAAGGAGCAGACGGTGGTCAGCTCCCAGAAGACATAGAGGCTGATGAGGTCGTCGGCGACGACGAGGCCGAACATCGCCCCCGCGAAGGCGAGGAGCAGCGCGGAGGTCCGGCCGATGCCTTCACCGTGCGACCCGAAGTAATAGACGCAGTAGACGAGAATGAGTGCGCCGAGCCCCGAGACCAGGAAGATCATCAGCATTGAGAGGGCGTCGAGACGCAGCGCCACCTCCAGACCGATGCTCGGTGCCCAGGCGAAGGTCTGGGTGATGGTCTCGCCGCTCACGACGGCGGAGAGCCTGCCGAGGGCCCACAGCAGGGTGGCGGCCGGGACGATCGCGGCCAGCGCGAAGGCCCAGCGGCCCGTTCTGCGCACCAGCATGGGCAGAAGGCCCGCAAGCAGCAGGTGGGCCGTCACAAGCAGAAGCACGCGAACCTCCTCCCGCACGGCTCCGCCGCCTGGT
This genomic stretch from Actinoalloteichus hoggarensis harbors:
- a CDS encoding MnhB domain-containing protein; the protein is MTGSTVRRLSWEDWDTPREHWLLAGDARDGRERSVLLEVAVRLLFPTVLVLSLYLLFAGHNRAGGGFSGGLVAGQAFVLRYVAGGPLEMREAVRIRPPVIIGLGLSLAVLAGLVPTLFGATILESTYFQATVPVLGEIHLVTSLFLDVGVYVLIVGVVIDLLRTLGAGIEEQLVRTRRVAR
- the mbhE gene encoding hydrogen gas-evolving membrane-bound hydrogenase subunit E, whose protein sequence is MLLLVTAHLLLAGLLPMLVRRTGRWAFALAAIVPAATLLWALGRLSAVVSGETITQTFAWAPSIGLEVALRLDALSMLMIFLVSGLGALILVYCVYYFGSHGEGIGRTSALLLAFAGAMFGLVVADDLISLYVFWELTTVCSFLLVGQDGVGKKLRRSSVQALLVTVFGGLTMLMGIIMLGHAAGTFRISEIVADPPAGGSVGIAVALILVGAFTKSAQAPFHPWLPGAMVAPTPVSAYLHAASMVKAGVYLVARLAPAFADLTAWWLPVAVIGIWTMLIGGVRALFQNDLKTMLAYGTVSQLGFLMVLTGTGTYIGAIAGATMLLAHGLFKAALFLIVGIVDHQTGTRDIRKLSGLGRRFPVLTALAVIAAGSMAGLPPMLGFLGKEAAFQALLESGGTVDLLVLAGLVVGSVLTVAYSIRLVWGAFGDKPGVERIAAPSPSLGLVLPAAIPALAGLVLGLWSPPVYGLVKPYADAFRSGGESYYLALWHGFNLPLLLSVVVVVLGMLLYRLRERSGAESGPPVPHFLQAQTLYDRSVLSLEVLSYGVTGRLQVGSLPTYLGIILLTMLFIPGTAVLTGTTFLGEQQLWHSAVQVPVAVLVCIAAIALTMVRHRMTAVLLTGAIGYAIGALFIIDGGPDLALAQFLVETLTLVAFVFVLRKLPAKFTQIESAKRLRWPKVVIAVAAGSFVAVSTVIFSGARQAPPTSSEEFIANAPEGAHATNVVNAILVDFRAFDTVGEIVVLAVAATGVASLILAVRRTRTPSLPETDDQTLLATPGGPGSSGGAAGEHEGFDVGATKPAGVEGGRTGLATSGGLATSGGAADSGGSDPTNDEEGRR